From a region of the Neobacillus niacini genome:
- a CDS encoding transglycosylase domain-containing protein — MEQRQQRKASKQRDWSQFLNKSLVKKLIIAGIIVALCGLLVVNIFIWTSDVSKLNKPAPLPTIIYDQNGEIASKISNSSIEGVGIKQIPEEVIHAVVATEDQRFYNHGGINYFAIMKAFVKNMLSGDIVAGGSTVTQQLAKNAFLTHERTYTRKIKELIITKKIERTYSKDEIMERYLNQIYFGEGAWGIQRAAKTYFGKEASELTLSESAMLAGLIKAPSILSPFKNMEKSIERRNLVLSLMEQEGYISASDVKKAKEQPVVLKEEEVEDEYDGKYPYYVDHIIEEAMTKYKLTKNEVLSGGLHIFTELNPTIQKATEEVYQNDNLFPASQSDQLLQSGAIFIAPESGGIQALVGGRGEHTLLGFNRATQLVRQPGSTMKPLAVYTPALEQGYEVFDLLQDSPLNIGGYQPKNFDKQYRGEVTMYDAVVNSYNVPPVWLLNEIGLEQGTKSVERFGISLQEEDHSLGIALGGMHEGTSPLLMAQAYSAFANDGTMAEAHSIQKIEDADGKVIAKWKNKSTKITDPEIAQKITYMLKGVVQEGTGKKAFMDGIDIAGKTGSTQLPFANDAGTKDHWFVGYTPDVVGAVWLGYDQTDETHYLGTSSSGTTPVIFKEILSKAKSELSDEKFALSGIEKKYKNEIKKIKEVMEKARKEQEKEKEKENQKKYNGKGNKEKNKGKKDKDKDKDKDKDENEEDEDE, encoded by the coding sequence ATGGAACAAAGACAGCAAAGAAAGGCGTCTAAACAACGGGATTGGAGCCAGTTTTTAAATAAGAGTTTAGTTAAGAAATTGATTATAGCAGGAATAATAGTTGCCTTATGTGGTTTACTTGTCGTAAATATCTTCATCTGGACGAGTGATGTTAGTAAATTAAATAAGCCGGCACCACTGCCAACGATTATTTACGATCAAAATGGCGAGATAGCCAGCAAAATTTCCAACTCGAGTATTGAAGGTGTAGGAATTAAGCAAATCCCGGAAGAAGTGATACATGCAGTGGTCGCTACCGAGGATCAACGTTTTTACAATCATGGTGGAATCAATTATTTTGCGATTATGAAGGCTTTTGTCAAAAATATGTTAAGTGGAGATATTGTTGCAGGCGGTAGTACCGTTACACAGCAGTTGGCTAAGAATGCATTTTTGACTCATGAACGAACCTATACTCGAAAGATAAAGGAACTCATCATTACAAAAAAGATTGAACGAACCTACTCAAAAGACGAAATTATGGAGAGATACTTAAATCAAATCTATTTCGGTGAGGGTGCATGGGGAATCCAAAGAGCTGCGAAAACGTACTTTGGGAAAGAAGCAAGTGAACTAACCTTAAGTGAATCTGCCATGCTCGCTGGTTTAATTAAAGCACCCTCTATCCTATCACCATTTAAGAATATGGAAAAATCTATAGAGCGACGAAATCTTGTTTTATCTTTGATGGAACAGGAAGGATATATTAGTGCATCTGATGTTAAAAAGGCTAAAGAACAACCGGTGGTGTTAAAAGAGGAAGAAGTAGAAGACGAGTATGATGGAAAATACCCTTATTATGTGGACCACATTATTGAAGAAGCAATGACGAAATATAAGCTGACAAAAAACGAAGTTCTTTCAGGTGGACTTCATATTTTCACAGAGTTAAATCCAACCATCCAGAAGGCGACAGAAGAAGTTTATCAGAATGATAATCTCTTTCCAGCTAGTCAAAGCGATCAACTTCTTCAGAGCGGTGCGATTTTTATTGCTCCTGAAAGTGGAGGAATTCAAGCGCTTGTTGGTGGAAGAGGCGAACATACTTTACTTGGCTTTAACAGGGCTACACAATTAGTGAGACAGCCTGGATCAACGATGAAACCTCTGGCAGTATATACACCAGCATTAGAACAAGGATACGAAGTCTTTGATTTATTACAAGACAGTCCGCTTAATATTGGAGGGTACCAGCCAAAGAATTTTGATAAGCAATACCGTGGCGAGGTAACGATGTATGATGCTGTCGTGAATTCGTACAATGTGCCTCCGGTTTGGTTATTAAATGAAATAGGTTTGGAGCAGGGGACAAAATCAGTAGAGCGGTTCGGTATTTCGTTACAAGAAGAAGACCATTCTCTAGGAATTGCACTTGGTGGCATGCATGAAGGAACCTCGCCTTTATTGATGGCACAAGCATATTCTGCATTTGCAAATGATGGAACCATGGCAGAGGCACACTCCATTCAAAAAATAGAAGATGCTGATGGAAAGGTGATCGCGAAATGGAAGAACAAGTCTACGAAAATAACAGATCCTGAAATCGCGCAAAAAATCACCTACATGCTAAAAGGTGTCGTACAAGAGGGTACTGGGAAGAAGGCTTTTATGGATGGCATTGATATCGCTGGTAAAACAGGGTCCACTCAGCTGCCTTTTGCTAACGACGCGGGTACAAAGGATCATTGGTTTGTTGGTTATACGCCTGATGTTGTAGGAGCTGTATGGCTTGGGTATGATCAGACGGATGAAACTCATTACTTAGGTACATCAAGCAGTGGAACCACACCTGTTATTTTTAAAGAAATACTATCAAAAGCAAAGTCAGAGCTTTCTGATGAAAAATTTGCCTTATCAGGCATTGAAAAAAAATACAAAAATGAAATAAAAAAGATAAAAGAAGTAATGGAAAAAGCAAGAAAAGAGCAGGAGAAGGAAAAAGAAAAAGAAAATCAAAAGAAATATAATGGAAAGGGCAATAAGGAAAAAAACAAGGGGAAAAAAGATAAAGATAAAGATAAAGATAAAGATAAAGATGAAAATGAAGAAGATGAAGATGAATAA
- a CDS encoding carbohydrate-binding domain-containing protein, with protein MKKKSMFLKAGSIIVCSTLLFSCSQNNDSTTESSTIAAVNTEELSTIGDKEVSAVIGETISYSDDDFYTDWENEYPTYIELNGASASFDGTGAVLVTNNVVTLRAAGVYVISGNLDDGQIIVDAEDKGTVKLVLNGASINSSNQAPIYVKNAGKTVVSLPEGTDNTLSDGTEYVLEDSSDEPNAALFSKDNLTINGTGKLTVHGNYNNGITSKDELRITGGTIEIDSVDDGLMGRDVVGVKEGTITIVAGGDGIKSSNDKDSSKGNIALEGGRYDITASSDGIQAESSLLIADGDYTISSGGGSPETVATKGNDMRPTGNETTTTTTTVTETDSAKGLKATVDVAIGGGRFKIDSSDDAVHSNNSVTITDGEMTIASGDDGIHGDTAVLTKGGKINITKSYEGIESKVISIADGEIDVTASDDGINVGGGNDGSGIDFQSTETDDNLLSISGGTVTVNSAGDGLDSNGAIQMTAGTVLVNGPTDNGNGSLDYDQSFEMTGGFLIAAGSAGMLQATSEQSIQNAMVMTYPETQAAGTLLHLEDSDGNTVATFAPEKDYQAVFISSPNLEKDKDYTLYSGGTSTGKEADGLYSDGDYTGGTKVVEFTISDSVTWLNESGVTTGSSGGPGGGGMRGGGQRPDRGQTPPTGEAPDGSQTPPTTNQ; from the coding sequence GTGAAGAAAAAATCAATGTTTTTAAAAGCAGGTTCTATCATAGTATGCTCAACCCTTTTGTTTTCCTGCAGTCAGAATAATGATTCGACAACCGAATCCAGTACCATAGCAGCTGTAAACACGGAGGAGTTAAGTACAATTGGAGATAAAGAGGTTAGTGCAGTTATAGGTGAAACTATTTCCTATAGCGATGACGATTTTTACACGGATTGGGAAAATGAATATCCAACTTATATTGAATTAAATGGAGCTAGTGCTAGCTTTGATGGTACAGGAGCAGTGTTAGTAACGAATAATGTTGTTACCCTAAGGGCTGCAGGAGTATATGTTATTAGCGGTAATCTAGATGACGGTCAAATCATTGTCGATGCAGAAGATAAGGGAACTGTTAAGCTCGTATTAAATGGTGCCTCAATAAACAGTAGCAATCAAGCTCCGATTTATGTGAAAAATGCAGGAAAAACCGTTGTATCTCTTCCGGAAGGTACGGATAATACGCTATCGGATGGAACCGAATATGTGCTAGAGGATTCATCTGATGAGCCGAATGCAGCCCTTTTTAGTAAGGACAACCTAACGATTAATGGTACTGGTAAACTAACGGTCCATGGAAATTACAATAATGGAATAACGAGTAAAGACGAATTAAGAATCACAGGCGGTACCATTGAGATTGATTCAGTAGATGATGGATTAATGGGACGAGATGTGGTGGGAGTTAAGGAAGGAACGATTACCATTGTGGCCGGCGGAGATGGAATCAAGTCATCCAATGATAAAGATTCGTCGAAAGGAAATATAGCCCTTGAGGGTGGTAGGTATGATATCACAGCAAGTAGTGATGGAATTCAAGCTGAAAGCTCTTTATTAATTGCTGATGGAGACTATACCATTTCTTCTGGTGGCGGCAGCCCAGAAACGGTAGCAACGAAAGGAAATGATATGAGACCAACTGGCAATGAAACCACAACGACAACCACTACAGTAACAGAAACTGATAGTGCAAAAGGATTAAAAGCAACGGTAGATGTGGCTATCGGTGGGGGACGCTTTAAGATTGATTCTTCTGATGATGCCGTACACAGCAACAATAGCGTCACCATCACAGACGGTGAAATGACGATTGCCTCAGGAGATGATGGTATACATGGAGATACAGCTGTTCTTACAAAAGGTGGAAAAATAAACATTACCAAAAGCTATGAAGGAATTGAGAGTAAAGTCATAAGTATAGCGGATGGTGAAATTGACGTTACTGCAAGTGACGATGGGATCAATGTTGGCGGCGGAAATGACGGTTCAGGGATAGACTTCCAATCCACTGAAACGGATGACAATTTATTATCGATTTCAGGTGGAACTGTTACCGTTAACTCGGCAGGTGATGGACTCGATTCCAATGGTGCGATCCAAATGACTGCTGGTACCGTTTTAGTTAATGGTCCGACAGACAATGGCAATGGTTCACTTGATTACGATCAAAGTTTTGAAATGACGGGTGGTTTCTTGATTGCAGCAGGTAGTGCAGGGATGTTACAGGCTACATCAGAACAATCAATCCAGAATGCTATGGTTATGACCTATCCTGAAACACAAGCAGCAGGTACACTCCTGCATCTTGAAGACAGCGATGGAAACACAGTAGCAACCTTTGCACCGGAGAAAGATTATCAAGCAGTATTTATCAGCTCACCAAACCTCGAAAAGGATAAGGATTATACGCTTTATTCTGGGGGAACGTCAACAGGTAAAGAGGCAGATGGTCTTTACAGTGATGGAGATTACACTGGCGGTACCAAAGTAGTAGAATTTACGATTTCGGACTCTGTAACGTGGCTTAATGAATCCGGTGTGACAACCGGCAGCAGCGGCGGTCCTGGAGGCGGAGGCATGAGAGGCGGAGGTCAAAGACCTGATCGTGGACAAACACCTCCTACAGGAGAAGCGCCAGATGGCAGCCAGACACCACCAACCACTAATCAATAA
- a CDS encoding DUF3231 family protein, with amino-acid sequence MEVDKKVMITAAELAQLWAQYMNDSGSACVLTFFLEKVEDPEIKPIIEFALQLSKKHIEKLTVLFNEEDYPVPYGFNVDEDVDLAAPKLYSDSYVLQFIHQMSKIGLTTYSASVASAVRSDITDYYIECLSETMQLYKVSKDLLLEKGLYVRSPHLPMEKVEFVNKQAFLWDAIGEKRPLIVAEVGNLYANAQRNILGTATLIGFSQVAKDKEVIQFLLRGIDIGKKHIKLFGKKLEECNLPVPASLSAEVTTSTSYTFSDKLIMFFTAGLIGLSIGYYGTGVAQSPRLDLGVMYNRLSLEIQLYSEYGANIMINHKWMEQPPMAVDRGELGTEKT; translated from the coding sequence ATGGAAGTAGACAAGAAAGTAATGATTACAGCTGCAGAACTTGCTCAGCTTTGGGCTCAATACATGAATGACAGCGGCAGCGCTTGTGTTCTTACATTTTTTTTGGAAAAGGTGGAAGACCCAGAAATAAAACCTATTATTGAATTTGCATTACAATTATCCAAAAAACATATTGAAAAACTAACGGTCCTTTTTAATGAAGAGGATTATCCTGTCCCTTATGGTTTTAATGTAGATGAGGATGTTGATTTAGCCGCTCCGAAGTTATATTCAGACAGCTATGTTCTTCAATTTATCCACCAAATGTCAAAGATTGGTCTTACCACCTATTCAGCCAGCGTGGCATCAGCGGTACGATCCGACATTACAGATTATTACATAGAATGTCTTTCTGAAACGATGCAATTGTACAAAGTATCAAAGGATCTTTTATTGGAAAAAGGACTGTATGTAAGGTCTCCTCATTTACCAATGGAGAAGGTGGAATTTGTCAATAAGCAAGCCTTTCTTTGGGATGCAATCGGTGAAAAAAGACCATTAATTGTCGCGGAAGTAGGCAATCTATATGCAAACGCCCAGCGTAATATTTTAGGAACAGCTACTCTGATTGGATTTAGCCAGGTAGCGAAGGACAAGGAAGTTATTCAATTTTTGCTAAGAGGGATCGACATTGGTAAGAAACATATAAAATTGTTTGGAAAGAAATTGGAGGAATGTAACCTCCCTGTTCCGGCTAGCTTATCTGCTGAAGTCACAACAAGTACATCGTATACATTTTCCGATAAATTGATTATGTTCTTTACGGCCGGGTTAATTGGCTTAAGTATCGGTTATTACGGTACTGGTGTCGCTCAAAGTCCTCGGCTGGATTTGGGGGTCATGTATAACAGATTATCATTAGAAATTCAATTGTATTCAGAGTATGGCGCTAATATCATGATCAATCATAAATGGATGGAACAACCGCCAATGGCTGTAGATCGTGGTGAGTTAGGAACCGAAAAAACGTAA
- a CDS encoding Fur-regulated basic protein FbpA: protein MKNILRTAVQQRRQFLIDKLLKVGVFKKEDRHLYEWTLSDLEEEYKYIETSSLAKGKMDQDNQLQQ, encoded by the coding sequence ATGAAGAACATTCTTCGAACCGCAGTCCAGCAAAGAAGGCAATTTCTTATAGATAAACTGCTTAAAGTGGGTGTGTTCAAAAAAGAAGATCGACATTTGTATGAATGGACCTTAAGTGACCTAGAGGAAGAATACAAATATATTGAAACCAGTAGTCTGGCAAAGGGAAAGATGGACCAAGATAACCAACTACAACAATAA
- a CDS encoding AbrB family transcriptional regulator, giving the protein MFLINLNKKINRFYITLFIASLGGILFSLLGIPIPWLLGPMTAVLISSKSRGFQALWPRQIRDAGLVLLGYSIGLSLTKTALIQIFGKLPLMLLLTIILIAFCSGIAFFVSKLSGIDYPTVLTGSIPGGLSQMITFAEEAKGIDLTVVTFLQVTRVIIIIFSVPFLISSPIFDHLSGKPTLDLAENTGLFFPNILLFVVICVIFAFIGKKLNFPTPFLLGPIVGTAILTISGFHGPELPTILLDLSQFMIGSYIGLMLKPEKLENKTKILSLAIVSGIVMVLGSLGMSVLLVHFYDITPSTGFLSLTPGGADQMAILAHEVQADLSMVAGFQLFRLLFIFFAVPPLLRLIFKKKLLKKEEKPT; this is encoded by the coding sequence ATGTTTTTGATAAATCTTAATAAGAAAATAAATCGCTTTTACATAACACTGTTTATTGCCTCTCTTGGAGGTATTCTCTTTTCGCTTTTAGGAATCCCTATTCCTTGGCTGCTCGGGCCGATGACAGCTGTTTTGATTTCTTCCAAATCAAGAGGATTTCAAGCATTGTGGCCAAGACAGATTCGGGACGCAGGCTTGGTGCTATTAGGGTATTCGATAGGATTATCACTTACAAAAACGGCTTTGATCCAAATTTTTGGAAAACTGCCCTTAATGCTTTTATTAACCATCATTCTTATAGCCTTTTGTTCTGGGATTGCTTTTTTTGTTTCTAAGCTTTCAGGTATTGATTACCCTACCGTCCTCACTGGCAGTATTCCAGGAGGACTTTCTCAAATGATTACTTTTGCAGAAGAGGCAAAGGGGATTGATCTGACTGTTGTTACTTTTCTACAAGTAACACGTGTAATTATCATTATTTTCTCGGTTCCTTTTTTAATTAGTAGCCCAATATTTGATCATCTTTCAGGTAAACCCACTCTTGACCTTGCTGAAAACACTGGATTGTTTTTTCCTAACATCCTTCTATTTGTGGTAATATGTGTGATTTTTGCTTTCATAGGAAAAAAGCTGAATTTCCCTACACCATTTTTATTAGGACCAATTGTTGGAACTGCTATCTTGACCATTTCTGGTTTCCACGGTCCGGAACTGCCAACCATCCTATTAGATTTATCTCAATTCATGATTGGGAGCTACATTGGCTTAATGTTAAAACCAGAAAAGCTTGAGAATAAAACAAAAATCCTCTCACTGGCGATCGTTAGCGGAATTGTAATGGTTTTGGGATCATTAGGGATGAGCGTGCTTCTTGTCCATTTTTACGATATCACACCTTCGACAGGCTTTTTAAGTTTAACTCCTGGAGGTGCAGATCAAATGGCTATTCTCGCACATGAAGTCCAAGCGGATTTATCCATGGTGGCGGGCTTTCAATTATTCCGGCTTCTATTTATCTTTTTTGCTGTACCTCCATTGCTAAGATTGATTTTTAAAAAGAAGTTGTTAAAAAAAGAGGAAAAGCCCACCTAA
- the queE gene encoding 7-carboxy-7-deazaguanine synthase QueE, which yields MNRIPVLEIFGPTIQGEGMVVGQKTMFVRTAGCDYSCSWCDSAFTWDGSAKDDIRQMTAEEILTELKALGGDNFSFVTISGGNPALLKNLDSLIDLLTENEIKIGIETQGSRWQDWFLKIDELTISPKPPSSNMETNFEILDSIFINLDENQFENNVSLKVVIFDETDLEYARMVHKRYKGIPFYLQVGNDDIMNGNNQELIQKLLNKYEWLVNRVVEDSQLNNVRVLPQLHALLWGNKRGV from the coding sequence ATGAACAGAATTCCCGTATTAGAGATTTTTGGCCCAACGATTCAAGGAGAAGGAATGGTCGTTGGACAAAAAACAATGTTTGTTCGAACAGCCGGCTGCGATTACTCCTGCAGCTGGTGTGATTCAGCCTTCACGTGGGATGGCAGCGCCAAAGATGATATTAGGCAGATGACTGCAGAAGAAATTTTGACAGAATTAAAAGCCCTTGGCGGGGACAATTTCTCCTTTGTTACCATCTCAGGGGGGAATCCTGCACTTTTAAAAAATCTAGATTCACTGATTGATTTATTAACAGAAAATGAGATTAAGATTGGAATTGAAACACAGGGAAGCAGATGGCAGGATTGGTTTTTAAAAATTGATGAACTCACCATCTCGCCAAAACCTCCAAGCTCGAACATGGAAACAAATTTTGAAATATTAGATTCAATTTTTATAAATTTAGATGAAAACCAGTTTGAGAATAATGTTAGTTTAAAAGTCGTTATTTTCGATGAAACTGATCTCGAATATGCAAGAATGGTCCATAAGCGTTATAAAGGTATACCTTTTTATTTGCAGGTAGGGAATGACGATATTATGAATGGTAATAATCAAGAACTAATCCAAAAGCTGCTTAATAAATATGAGTGGCTCGTCAATCGGGTAGTCGAAGACAGTCAGCTAAACAATGTCAGAGTGTTGCCTCAACTACATGCTCTGCTTTGGGGTAATAAGCGCGGTGTATAA
- the queD gene encoding 6-carboxytetrahydropterin synthase QueD, giving the protein MYGFRIVDKLQKIDEDIQRKELKYHNKRVLVSKEFTFDASHHLHCYEGKCKNLHGHTYKVVFGISGYVDDRGLMMDFGDIKEIWKNEIEIHLDHRYLNETLPPMNTTAENIVVWIYEKMKEALAKEENKDHYIGARVEFVRLFETPTSYAEARREWMEE; this is encoded by the coding sequence ATGTACGGCTTTAGAATCGTCGATAAACTGCAAAAAATAGATGAGGATATCCAGCGAAAAGAGCTCAAGTATCATAATAAGCGCGTTTTAGTCAGCAAGGAATTTACTTTTGATGCGTCCCATCACCTGCACTGCTATGAAGGTAAATGCAAGAATCTCCACGGACATACCTATAAAGTGGTCTTTGGGATTAGCGGCTATGTAGATGACAGAGGATTAATGATGGATTTTGGCGATATCAAGGAGATATGGAAAAATGAAATTGAAATTCACCTTGATCACCGTTATTTAAACGAAACCCTTCCTCCTATGAATACTACTGCCGAAAACATCGTCGTCTGGATTTATGAAAAAATGAAAGAAGCATTAGCCAAAGAGGAAAACAAGGATCATTATATTGGAGCTAGAGTAGAATTTGTCCGTCTTTTTGAAACGCCTACCAGCTATGCAGAAGCGAGAAGGGAGTGGATGGAGGAATGA
- the queC gene encoding 7-cyano-7-deazaguanine synthase QueC yields MEGVSLLMLKDEKAIVVFSGGQDSTTCLFWALKQFKEVEAVTFDYNQRHSLEIECAKNIANELGVKHHILDMSLLNQLAPNALTRSDIEVKEGEEGELPSTFVPGRNLLFLTFAGVLARQVGAKHLVTGVCETDFSGYPDCRDIFIKSLNVTLNLSMDDNFVIHTPLMRLNKAETWALADELDAFNFVREKTLTCYNGVISDGCGECPACVLRKRGLDDFLSGGF; encoded by the coding sequence TTGGAAGGAGTTTCATTACTCATGTTAAAAGATGAAAAAGCCATTGTCGTTTTTAGCGGCGGGCAGGACAGTACTACTTGTTTATTTTGGGCATTAAAACAATTTAAAGAGGTGGAAGCCGTCACTTTCGACTACAATCAACGGCATAGTTTAGAAATTGAATGTGCCAAAAATATAGCTAATGAACTAGGTGTAAAACACCATATTTTAGATATGTCTTTATTAAATCAGCTTGCACCGAATGCGTTAACACGCTCAGATATTGAAGTTAAAGAAGGAGAAGAAGGTGAACTGCCTTCAACGTTTGTTCCAGGAAGAAATCTATTGTTCCTTACCTTTGCAGGAGTATTAGCCCGTCAGGTTGGTGCCAAGCATTTAGTCACAGGTGTTTGTGAAACAGATTTCAGCGGCTACCCAGATTGCCGTGATATTTTTATTAAATCTTTAAATGTAACCTTAAATCTTTCCATGGATGATAACTTTGTAATCCACACCCCATTAATGCGGCTGAATAAAGCGGAAACATGGGCATTAGCAGATGAATTAGATGCATTTAATTTTGTACGTGAGAAAACATTGACCTGCTACAATGGTGTTATTTCTGACGGCTGCGGCGAATGTCCGGCATGTGTGTTAAGAAAACGCGGACTTGATGACTTTCTAAGTGGGGGGTTTTAA